In one window of Spirochaetota bacterium DNA:
- a CDS encoding flavodoxin family protein, producing MPAAASSDVLIISGAHRKGGNTDILTEHIAAALARHSLSHTDIILREKDIRPCTACLSCERDNNCVITDDMQALYPLLESSRVVVLVPPLYFFSMSSLMKIFIDRCQMLYARRFIHKAGSDTRGRTGIIVSLGATRKKKRFIGVTLTADFFFRTIGIRKMRTLYFTKVEKRGDIDTVKDIDKRIERVIDGIK from the coding sequence ATGCCCGCCGCAGCATCATCCGATGTGCTCATCATATCCGGTGCGCATAGAAAAGGCGGGAATACCGATATCCTGACGGAACACATCGCGGCTGCGCTTGCACGCCATTCGCTTTCGCACACCGACATCATACTGCGTGAAAAGGATATACGCCCCTGCACGGCCTGCCTCTCCTGCGAACGCGACAATAACTGTGTCATCACGGACGATATGCAGGCGCTCTATCCGCTCCTTGAAAGCTCGCGCGTCGTCGTACTCGTCCCTCCCCTCTATTTCTTCTCGATGAGCAGCCTGATGAAGATATTCATCGACCGCTGTCAAATGCTCTACGCGCGTCGATTCATTCATAAAGCCGGAAGCGATACCAGAGGACGGACCGGGATAATAGTATCGCTCGGGGCCACACGTAAGAAAAAGCGCTTCATCGGCGTTACGCTCACTGCCGATTTCTTCTTCCGCACTATCGGCATTCGGAAGATGCGGACACTGTATTTCACGAAAGTGGAAAAACGCGGGGACATCGATACGGTCAAGGATATTGACAAGCGAATTGAAAGAGTTATTGACGGGATAAAATGA